The proteins below are encoded in one region of Oryzias melastigma strain HK-1 linkage group LG7, ASM292280v2, whole genome shotgun sequence:
- the LOC112159373 gene encoding glutaminase kidney isoform, mitochondrial, which produces MHCLKSLRTTSPGVLKLLKNDVLPGRVGPDLLRSQQPASLLRWAASSHITLRAFHKEPGPDLDQEQVKSRLMFSMVDLLFYTITDGKEMIPFSQFISALRKTGLLPSDPRLRHGIRQMRQSAHDSSGPVMIDKKLFRRCVGNNVILLTNAFRKHFIIPDFEQFTLQINKIYESAKHQEGGQVADYIPQLAKFSPDLWGVSLCTVDGQRHNVGDTKIPFCMQSCVKPLEYAIALHELGSERVHRFVGKEPSGFKFNKLSLNEEDKPHNPMVNAGAIVISSLIKPNSNKAERFDFVMEFLKGMVGAEYVGFSNATFQSERETGDRNYAIGYYLKEKKCFPQNADMMAALDFYFQLCSIEVTCESGSVMAATLANGGICPITGDRVLSAEAVRNTLSLMHSCGMYDFSGQFAFHVGLPAKSGVSGAVLLVVPNVMGMMCWSPPLDRLGNSVRGIHFCQDLVSYFSFHNYDNLRHFNKKHDPRRRSDDDPNKSVVNLMFAAYSGDVSALRRFALSAVDMEQRDYDSRTALHVAAAEGHQEAVIFLTEICKVNPLGKDRWGNTPLDDAMQFGHGVVVSILQKYQNEYTEKHSSSSSEEHSAALDSMKSSL; this is translated from the exons ATGCACTGCCTAAAAAGTCTGAGGACAACCAGCCCAGGAGTCCTGAAGCTGCTTAAGAATGACGTTCTCCCTGGCAGAGTTGGACCTGACCTGCTCAGGAGTCAGCAGCCTGCTTCCCTCCTCAGATGGGCAGCATCATCCCACATCACACTGAGGGCCTTTCACAAAGAGCCTGGCCCCGATCTGGACCAAGAACAAGTCAA GAGCCGCCTGATGTTCAGCATGGTGGACTTGCTTTTCTACACCATCACGGACGGCAAGGAGATGATCCCCTTTTCTCAGTTCATCTCC gcTTTGAGAAAAACAGGATTGCTGCCATCTGACCCCAGACTGCGGCACGGCATCCGTCAGATGCGGCAGTCTGCACATGACTCCTCCGGACCGGTCATGATAGACAAGAAGCTCTTCAGAAG GTGTGTGGGCAACAACGTCATTTTGTTGACGAATGctttcagaaaacatttcatcatTCCCGACTTTGAGCAGTTCACCCTCCAGATCAATAAGATTTATGAAAGTGCAAAGCATCAAGAAGGAGGGCAG GTGGCTGATTACATCCCTCAGCTGGCTAAGTTCAGCCCCGACCTTTGGGGTGTATCTCTGTGCACCGTCGATGGGCAGAG GCACAACGTCGGCGACACTAAGATCCCCTTCTGCATGCAGTCGTGTGTCAAGCCCCTGGAGTATGCCATTGCTCTTCACGAGCTCGGCAGTGAGCGCGTTCACCGGTTTGTAGGCAAAGAGCCCAGCGGGTTTAAATTCAACAAACTGTCACTAAATGAAGAAG ATAAACCCCACAACCCCATGGTGAACGCTGGAGCCATTGTCATCAGTTCTTTGATTAAG CCTAACTCAAACAAAGCAGAGAGGTTTGATTTT GTGATGGAGTTCCTGAAAGGCATGGTTGGTGCAGAGTATGTGGGGTTCAGCAATGCAAC CTTCCAATCAGAAAGGGAGACTGGCGATAGAAATTATGCGATTGGTTATTACCTCAAAGAGAAAAAG TGTTTTCCTCAGAATGCAGACATGATGGCAGCACTTGACTTCTACTTTCAG TTGTGCTCCATAGAGGTCACCTGTGAGTCAGGAAGTGTCATGGCTGCCACGCTTGCCAACGGGGGCATTTGTCCAATCACGGGGGATCGTGTGCTGAGTGCTGAAGCTGTGCGCAACACGCTGAGCCTCATGCACTCCTGTGGCATGTACGACTTCTCCGGACAGTTCGCCTTCCAT GTGGGCTTACCAGCAAAATCTGGCGTTTCCGGGGCTGTACTGCTGGTGGTTCCTAATGTCATGGGGATGATGTGTTGGTCCCCGCCTTTAGATCGTCTTGGTAACAGTGTTCGAGGCATTCACTTCTGCCAG GACCTGGTGTCTTACTTTAGCTTCCACAATTACGACAACCTGAGGCATTTCAACAAGAAGCACGATCCCAGGAGACGATCTGATGATGACCCG AATAAATCAGTGGTAAACCTGATGTTTGCGGCATACAGTGGTGACGTCTCAGCCCTGAGAAG GTTTGCCCTTTCTGCTGTGGACATGGAGCAGAGGGACTACGACTCTCGCACGGCGCTCCACGTCGCTGCTGCAGAAG gcCACCAGGAAGCTGTCATCTTCCTAACTGAAATATGCAAAGTGAATCCTCTTGGAAAAGACAG ATGGGGCAACACCCCCCTAGATGACGCCATGCAGTTTGGCCACGGAGTTGTTGTTTCAATCCTGCAAAAGTACCAGAACGAGTACACAGAGAAACACTCGTCCAGCAGCTCAGAGGAGCACAGTGCCGCCCTGGACAGCATGAAGAGCTCTCTGTAA
- the spryd4 gene encoding SPRY domain-containing protein 4 produces the protein MAAAVFVGRFCRLTAGRTASTLSVGYRRAGGVPGSSRAVSTTAANYVKFKLDERTAHSSLDLFKKDTGVIYRMLGIDPSHVQDNPERFRDWAVVFGDEQISSGRHYWEVTVKKSQEFRLGVAEALMSRDDCVGTTSSSWVFGYAQRKWFAMTNRKTVPVTLVGKPERVGILLDYEAGLLGLVDVENPRIIYALRAQFTAPLCPAFGLWDGELVTHSGLEEPEGLK, from the exons ATGGCGGCCGCCGTGTTTGTTGGTCGTTTCTGTCGCCTGACTGCTGGACGGACAGCGTCCACGCTCTCAGTCGGATACCGACGAGCCGGTGGTGTACCGGGGAGCAGCCGCGCCGTCTCCACAACGGCCGCTAACT ATGTTAAGTTCAAACTCGATGAGCGCACCGCCCACAGCAGCTTGGACCTCTTCAAAAAAGACACTGGTGTCATCTACCGCATGCTGGGCATAGACCCCTCCCATGTCCAGGACAACCCGGAGCGCTTCAGAGACTGGGCTGTTGTCTTCGGTGACGAGCAGATCAGCAGCGGGAGACACTACTGGGAGGTGACGGTCAAAAAGTCGCAGGAATTTCGCCTGGGCGTTGCAGAGGCCCTGATGTCCAGGGACGACTGCGTGGGAACCACCAGCTCCTCCTGGGTGTTCGGCTACGCTCAGCGGAAGTGGTTTGCCATGACCAATAGAAAAACGGTCCCCGTGACTCTGGTGGGGAAGCCGGAGCGCGTAGGCATCCTGCTGGACTATGAAGCGGGCCTCCTGGGGCTGGTGGACGTGGAGAACCCCCGGATCATATACGCGCTCAGGGCTCAGTTCACGGCTCCTCTCTGCCCTGCGTTTGGACTTTGGGACGGGGAGCTGGTCACTCACTCCGGTTTGGAGGAGCCTGAAGGCCTCAAATGA